In Nocardioides nitrophenolicus, the genomic window TCGCCTCGCGCAGCGCGGGCGCCACCCGGACGTGGTCGTCGTGGGCGTGGGTGCACACGATCGCCTTCACCCGCCGCTCCCCCACCACGGCCAGGATGTCCTCGACCGAATGCGGGGCGTCGATCACCACACACTCGACGTCGTCACCGACCACCCACACGTTGTTGTCGACCTCGAACGTCTCCCCGTCCAGCGAGAACGTCCCCGAGGTGACCGCATGGTCCACCCGAGCAGCCCCAGCAGCCCCAGCAGTCATCACAGGACCACCACCGAGCGCAGCACCTCACCGTGATGCATCTTCTCGAACGCCGCCTCGATGTCGTCGATCCCGATCTCCTCGCTCACGAACGCATCCAGGTCCAACCGGCCCTGCTGATAGAGGTCCACCAGCATCGGGAAGTCCCGCGAGGGCAGACAGTCGCCGTACCACGACGACTTCAACGCCCCACCCCGACCGAACACATCGATCAACGGGATCTCCGGCACCTTCATCTCCGGGGTCGGCACACCGACCAACACCACCGTGCCGGCCAGGTCACGCGCGTAGAACGCCTGCCTCCACGTCTCCGGACGACCCACCGCCTCGACCACCACATCCGCACCCTCCGCGCCGTCGTAGACCGACGCACAGATCCGCTTGATCTCCTCGACGGGGTCCACCTGGCTGGAGTCGACCGTGTGGGTCGCACCCAGCTCACGCGCCTTCGCCAGCTTCTTCGCGTCGATGTCGACCGCGATGATCGGGCTGGCACCCGCCAACGCCGCACCCGCGACCGCGGCCACCCCGACCCCGCCGCAGCCGATCACCGCGATCGACCTGCCCCGCCCCACCGCACCGGTGTT contains:
- a CDS encoding S-(hydroxymethyl)mycothiol dehydrogenase is translated as MSQQVKAVVALAKGAPVEVVTINVPDPGPGEAVVKVLSCGVCHTDLHYREGGINDEFPFLLGHEASGVVEAVGPDVTSVAPGDFVVLNWRAVCGECRACKRGDLQYCFATHNAKQKMTLEDGTELSPALGIGAFAEKTLVAAGQCTKVDASARPAAVGLLGCGVMAGIGAAINTGAVGRGRSIAVIGCGGVGVAAVAGAALAGASPIIAVDIDAKKLAKARELGATHTVDSSQVDPVEEIKRICASVYDGAEGADVVVEAVGRPETWRQAFYARDLAGTVVLVGVPTPEMKVPEIPLIDVFGRGGALKSSWYGDCLPSRDFPMLVDLYQQGRLDLDAFVSEEIGIDDIEAAFEKMHHGEVLRSVVVL